From a region of the Acinetobacter larvae genome:
- a CDS encoding PEP/pyruvate-binding domain-containing protein produces MKNNILPSLDEAQHLDIQAVGGKAMGLIRSHQAGLAVPEAFIVPTNIYQAWLAPFKTAIAQYEQQHNANEKSQKIRALLQQQALSPELIQALQQLQQDNPDTYFAVRSSGSAEDLPGAAFAGLHDTLLNVHGVAALQQAVLQCWLSLWNPEVIIYRERLGVPDHAAAMAIVIQKMVNVGPQDAAGVAFSIDPVGEDIENVLINAAFGLGETVVAGEAEVDEFRINAQGAIDSQHIAQKTHALVRAASGSTLLELPITQQQQPALNAQQAKQVAELARLAEQHATFPQDIEWAFEGDQLYLLQSRAVTRFAPRWTRDESAERFPNPVTPLTWQLCEDGFHQSLNYSFQLMGLPPFHDKWFVLKDNYVYGNQNAVRVYAGRMPIASLNSTEKLAAFIESGGLWQFTWISELPTRWMNDLDSYLLAIGRLNDIDYQHKSITECWEILQQINTLGTAYFLPNIAISLTQSLLYQTLRKVLEQFIPSQAQQVFDQLIATTETKTALVNQAMWELSRLLRQHDELYTRSFENTQQLQDALRDYPKLAKKFQQFLAQHGHREVDFDAYHATWLEAPHLVFSQIQLMAKQQEDHHTVSYWQKRDQMLATELEILKAVPETFRFFLQELIRLVRTYTALDDIEHYHTTRLNIPFRRAAHEIGKRLVNYGALDDAWDVFFIPPDTLGEAIASQDFSDIRHLAATEKARYQHAQQHPAAWVYGEENIITTDHSGERQGLAGSSGQAEGEVFVITDPNQFVHFPSGAILVAKTTNPAWTPLFYQAKAVITESGGPLSHGAVTARELGIPAVMSIRDACSWLQSGDHVIVDGQKGTVRRCEST; encoded by the coding sequence TACCAGAAGCTTTTATTGTTCCAACTAACATTTACCAAGCATGGCTTGCCCCCTTTAAAACAGCGATTGCACAATACGAACAACAGCATAATGCCAATGAAAAAAGCCAAAAGATTCGGGCATTGCTGCAACAACAAGCCCTCAGCCCCGAACTGATACAAGCACTGCAACAATTACAACAAGATAACCCTGACACCTATTTTGCAGTACGCTCTTCAGGCAGTGCTGAAGATTTACCGGGTGCAGCATTTGCTGGTTTGCACGATACGCTTTTAAATGTCCATGGCGTAGCAGCCTTGCAACAAGCGGTTTTACAATGTTGGTTATCCCTCTGGAACCCTGAAGTTATTATCTATCGCGAGCGTTTAGGTGTTCCAGACCACGCTGCTGCAATGGCTATTGTGATCCAAAAAATGGTCAATGTTGGTCCACAGGATGCTGCCGGCGTTGCTTTTTCAATTGATCCAGTCGGTGAAGACATTGAAAATGTGCTCATCAATGCTGCATTTGGTTTAGGTGAAACGGTTGTTGCCGGCGAAGCAGAAGTCGACGAATTTCGAATAAATGCACAAGGTGCAATTGATAGCCAGCATATTGCACAAAAAACCCATGCCCTAGTACGTGCAGCAAGCGGCAGTACGCTGCTCGAATTACCCATTACACAACAACAGCAGCCCGCTTTAAATGCTCAACAAGCCAAGCAAGTCGCAGAATTAGCCCGTTTAGCCGAACAACATGCGACGTTTCCACAAGATATTGAATGGGCTTTTGAAGGAGATCAGCTCTACCTCCTACAGTCTCGCGCAGTGACACGCTTTGCGCCACGCTGGACCCGTGATGAATCCGCAGAACGTTTTCCCAATCCAGTCACGCCTTTAACTTGGCAACTCTGTGAGGATGGTTTTCATCAGTCACTCAACTACTCTTTCCAATTGATGGGACTGCCTCCTTTTCATGACAAATGGTTTGTGCTCAAAGACAACTATGTTTATGGCAACCAAAATGCCGTGCGTGTCTACGCAGGGCGTATGCCAATCGCATCGTTAAATAGTACAGAAAAATTAGCTGCTTTTATTGAATCAGGTGGTTTATGGCAATTTACCTGGATCAGTGAACTTCCAACACGCTGGATGAATGACCTCGATAGCTATTTACTGGCCATTGGTCGCTTGAACGATATCGATTATCAGCATAAATCTATCACAGAATGTTGGGAAATTTTGCAGCAGATCAATACCCTTGGAACGGCTTATTTCTTACCCAATATTGCTATTTCTTTAACCCAAAGCTTGCTCTATCAAACCTTACGCAAAGTACTTGAACAGTTTATTCCCAGCCAAGCCCAACAGGTTTTTGATCAACTCATCGCGACCACAGAAACCAAAACTGCCTTGGTCAATCAAGCCATGTGGGAGTTATCTCGTCTATTACGCCAACATGATGAGTTATATACACGTAGCTTTGAGAATACCCAACAACTGCAAGATGCACTGCGAGACTATCCAAAATTGGCAAAAAAATTCCAGCAATTTCTTGCCCAGCATGGTCACCGTGAGGTGGACTTCGATGCCTATCATGCAACGTGGTTAGAAGCGCCGCATCTCGTTTTTTCTCAAATCCAATTGATGGCAAAACAACAAGAAGATCATCACACCGTCAGCTATTGGCAAAAACGCGATCAAATGCTGGCGACGGAACTTGAGATTCTTAAAGCGGTGCCAGAGACTTTTCGATTTTTCTTGCAAGAACTGATTCGCTTAGTTCGTACATATACTGCACTTGATGACATTGAGCATTACCACACCACACGTTTAAATATTCCCTTTCGCCGTGCAGCGCATGAAATTGGTAAACGTTTGGTCAACTATGGTGCCTTAGATGATGCTTGGGATGTATTTTTTATTCCACCAGACACATTGGGTGAGGCAATTGCATCACAAGACTTTAGCGATATTCGCCACCTTGCTGCCACAGAAAAAGCACGCTACCAACATGCGCAACAACATCCTGCTGCATGGGTATATGGCGAAGAAAATATCATCACTACCGACCATAGCGGCGAACGGCAAGGTTTAGCAGGCAGCTCAGGGCAAGCTGAAGGTGAGGTTTTTGTGATTACTGATCCCAATCAATTTGTTCATTTTCCCAGTGGTGCTATCTTAGTTGCCAAAACCACCAACCCAGCTTGGACACCACTATTTTACCAAGCCAAAGCCGTGATTACAGAAAGCGGTGGACCACTATCACATGGTGCTGTGACTGCACGAGAATTGGGTATTCCTGCCGTGATGAGTATTCGAGATGCCTGTAGCTGGTTACAATCAGGTGACCATGTCATCGTCGATGGACAAAAAGGTACTGTGCGACGCTGTGAGTCAACATAA
- a CDS encoding DinB family protein, translating to MNLKNFEILARYNIWATQNLNKHLSQISDQDFFADCGLFFKSIFATLNHVLLGEHHLWFPRFQGENTASLKLDQIIQPDRQQLLRALETGAASWLKWLATLDEETLPEQLHYRSCAGQLLSLPYQATLLHVFHHATHHRGQISAALTQLGYACPEIDMIYMLLEEQLEEQLEEQQAT from the coding sequence ATGAATTTAAAAAATTTTGAAATTTTAGCGCGTTACAATATTTGGGCAACTCAGAATTTAAATAAACACTTAAGTCAAATTTCTGATCAGGATTTTTTTGCAGACTGTGGTTTATTTTTTAAAAGTATTTTCGCCACCTTAAATCATGTATTGTTGGGTGAGCATCATTTATGGTTCCCGCGTTTTCAAGGTGAAAACACTGCGTCATTAAAATTAGATCAGATCATTCAACCTGATCGACAGCAATTATTAAGAGCATTAGAAACTGGTGCAGCATCTTGGTTAAAGTGGTTGGCAACATTGGATGAAGAAACCCTCCCTGAGCAATTGCATTATCGTAGTTGTGCAGGGCAGTTGCTCTCTTTGCCTTATCAAGCCACATTACTACATGTTTTTCACCATGCGACGCATCACCGTGGGCAGATTAGCGCCGCTTTAACTCAATTGGGCTATGCTTGTCCTGAAATAGACATGATCTATATGCTATTAGAAGAACAGTTAGAAGAACAGCTAGAAGAACAGCAAGCGACATGA